One Brassica napus cultivar Da-Ae chromosome C4, Da-Ae, whole genome shotgun sequence genomic region harbors:
- the LOC111213884 gene encoding putative ribosomal large subunit pseudouridine synthase SVR1, chloroplastic, whose translation MASVASSPISFAASFLRTKPFPLSPRFLPIRTLRCALSSEPIEFDISFAPPKPTPSSPRGNTAFQQLFIPWIVRGEDGKLKVQSQPPAHLIHALADATTQNPKKKVKKKKPQASSSSSAVTSSSTSEPKLSKAARRYYNENIKEPPQRLSKVLAAAGVASRRTSEELIFDGKVTVNGSLCTTPQTRVDPTRDIIYVNGNRVPKKLPPKVYFALNKPKGYICSSGEKETKSVVSLFDEFMASWDKRNPGTPKPRLFTVGRLDVATTGLIIVTNDGDFAQKLSHPSSSLPKEYITTVAGDVHKRHLMAISEGTVVEGVHCVPDSVELMPKQHDIPRARLRIVVHEGRNHEVRELVKNAGLEVYSLKRVRIGGFRLPSDLGLGKHVELKQSELKALGWKS comes from the exons ATGGCGTCGGTGGCATCTTCGCCGATATCCTTCGCCGCTTCTTTCCTCAGAACCAAACCCTTCCCTCTCTCCCCTCGCTTCCTCCCCATCCGCACCCTCCGCTGCGCCCTCTCCTCCGAGCCAATCGAATTCGACATCTCATTCGCTCCTCCCAAACCCACACCTTCCTCCCCTCGCGGCAACACCGCCTTCCAACAGCTCTTCATCCCTTGGATCGTCCGCGGCGAAGACGGCAAACTCAAAGTCCAATCCCAACCTCCGGCCCACTTAATCCATGCCCTCGCAGACGCCACCACACAGAACCCTAAGAAGaaggtcaagaagaagaaaccacaagcttcctcctcctcctccgccgtcACTTCCTCCTCCACGTCGGAGCCGAAGCTCTCCAAGGCGGCGAGAAGGTATTACAACGAGAATATCAAAGAGCCTCCTCAACGTCTGAGCAAGGTTCTCGCTGCTGCTGGAg TGGCGTCGAGAAGAACCTCTGAAGAGCTTATCTTTGATGGGAAGGTTACTGTTAATGGCTCTTTATGTACTACTCCACAG ACTCGTGTTGATCCAACGAGAGACATTATCTATGTTAATGGGAATCGTGTGCCCAAGAAGCTTCCTCCAAAAGTTTATTTTGCTCTCAACAAGCCTAAAGG ATACATATGTTCTTCTGGAGAGAAAGAGACCAAGTCTGTTGTTAGTTTGTTTGACGAGTTCATGGCCAGTTGG GATAAAAGGAATCCAGGGACTCCCAAACCTCGTCTTTTCACTGTTGGTCGTCTTGATGTCGCCACGACAGGGTTAATAATAGTTACAAATGATG GAGATTTTGCGCAGAAACTTTCACATCCTTCATCTAGTTTACCAAAAGA ATATATTACTACGGTTGCCGGTGATGTACACAAACGACACTTAATGGCCATCAGCGAAGGAACAGTTGTGGAAGGAGTCCACTGTGTTCCAGATTCAGTTGAGCTGATGCCAAAGCAGCATGATATACCAAGAGCACGGCTACGTATTGTG GTTCATGAAGGAAGGAACCATGAAGTCAGAGAATTAGTGAAAAATGCTGGGCTTGAG GTTTACTCTTTAAAGCGTGTTCGTATAGGTGGATTCAGGCTTCCCTCAGATCTTGG GCTAGGGAAGCATGTGGAATTGAAGCAGAGCGAGCTAAAGGCATTGGGTTGGAAGAGTTGA